Sequence from the Strix uralensis isolate ZFMK-TIS-50842 chromosome 1, bStrUra1, whole genome shotgun sequence genome:
ATAAgccagagggtaactgagcatcTTACAAGCACCTGCTCATTCCTTTGCCCTCAggtaaggagaggagaaaataaaataaagggctCGGACAGTGAGACAAGTACAGGCAGGGATGTCTCACCCATTTTGGTCACGGGCAAATGACAGATTctgttggggaaggagaaaagaacatcaaattaatttgagCACCACCACTTATTTAGCAATCAAACTATAGTCAGGCAGCGGGAAATACACCCGCagattaaaaacactttccccatcCATGCATCCCTCTTCCTGGAATCTGCTTTGCTCCCGCTCCCTCCCGGTGGTAcagggggtcaggggatgggggttgcgttCAGTTCATCGGCTGTTGTTTCTGATGCTTGTTTATTATTTCTCGTtatctctccttctcctgcccttacTTTTGGTGATGGCTTCAATTTATTTCCCAGAGTCAAGTCAGTTTCCCGTGAtggcaattggtgagtgatctcgctgtgcttgtgtcgacccaggagcctttcatgctctttttctgcccctgcgCAGTTGAGGTGAGAGagagtgcgagagcgtcttggtgggcacttggtgtccaggcaaggtgaagccagcacagagccccatcttctgatcAGAGCAGGGTCCCGGCAGGTTGGTgctcctggtcctcagtgccccatgctgtgcctcagggacccgacagtgagCGGGGTTGTGACCTCAGAGtaggggcttgctgtgtgccctcagagcagagggatggtggcttggggtcccgtgcccaggtggtgcagggaccccgcagcagggaggatggtggtgccgagaccctctgcatgggtcgccgtgggccctgcaggaagaggagctggtggcctggggacgtcccCCAAGTGATCGGTtggtgaccccatgggaaggtgAGACCGTGGCATGGGGACTCCCCCTAGGTGCGATGGGGACCATGCAGCCGGGTGGAGAGTGCAACAGGGATCCAGACTTGGGTCGGCTGAGgacctgtgtccagctgagggctccccAGTGGAAGAAGGGCTTGGACTTAGTGGAGCGAGTCGAGTgcagggcaatgaagatggtgaagggactggagcatcctagctgtgaggagaagctgagcgagctgTGAGGTTTTTCATCCAGGAGGCAAGGCCATTGTGCATGATGGCGTCTTGCAACAAGCAGcaagtaatgaggtggggtgtgttgtCCTTCCCCACAAGGCTCccttttcatgtcctcctcttgaggacgtgtccatctgaccctggcggcagctttaaCTGCAAGGACTAGAGGTCAAATGTTTGGTGTTGATGGTGCGTGTGAGGGCATTTGTCAGACGCGGGCAAAGCGTAGGAACTGTGAGctgtcatcagtgaggtcatccCATGTCACTCGTGTGTTGTGGTTTGTGGGCGCGTTGCGAAGAGTGGGCCCCACTTCCTCccagttgtggcagtctggtgtgGGCTTTGCAGGTGTGTATTATGTGAGGGGCTTCTCGTTCCACTGTGTTCACTCTGTCCTTGCCCTGCTGCCAGACTGCTCAGCCTGTCTTTAGGCCTGGCCTTTCCTTTTGGGTGTGCTCTGCAGTTGTTTTGGAGTTCCTCGTGCTGCTGGGTTGTAGTTGGAGAAAGGAGGCTGCGTGTTTGGTCTTGTGTCCCCCTGGGTCCGTCCCTGGGGGTGGCAGTACCAGCAGGCCGAGGAGGGCTGTTTGCGAGAGCAGGCcgttgtcctggcagccctggttgagagctcgcaagccctgtgctgtcggGAGGCCTGTCCGGCTGCCCAGAGGCTTGTGTTGGTCCCTCCATAGCCCTTCCCTGTTTGGGGCCACAGGTTTGCAGCCTGGGTTCTGGTGTGACACAGTGGTTGATGAGGGGCACCTTGCAAGGGCAGGTGAGTTTCTGGAGAGGTCGTGAGTGTGGTGAGAGACAGAGGGGGAGTGGGAGTGGTAGGCAGGGGAGGTGTTGAGCCAGGGTTTTTGTGGTCTTTACTTTGGGGCAGCGCCGAGGGGCGAAGccatttttctgcacagtgtcTGATGGGACAGAAGAGAATTTGGAGATTTCCGAGGGGAGTTGGAGGCAAGCAAGCGGCCCGTGGCTGCAGATCCTTGgctctggtggtggtggatgaGTGCCGAAGGGTTGAGGAATGGCCAGGCCTGTCCCGCTGGAGCCGAGGTGAGTGTTTGCAGGCTGTGTGTCAGGCGAGCAGAGCTTGTTGCTGAGGAAGGGGAATTGAGGTAGGAAGAATTGCTTTGCGACTGTATGTGCAGATGTCTACGGGGCATGAGGGGCCGCACCTAGGAATGCGGATGAACTGGCTGATGTCCTTTGGAGGCGACTCTTGATGTTCTTTGAAAGGTCGTTGTCCCTGGGAGCGGTTCCTGAAGGCTGGAAGAGAGCTCCTAGCCCTCGTGTCTTTTAGAAGATGAAGGGAGAGGATGTGGGAAACGAGAGTGTGGTGAGACTGCCCTTGTTTCTAGGGGGCACAATGGATAAATTTTTCCCTGAATGTGCTGCCAAGCCCAGGAAGGACAGGAAGTTGATGAGGAGTGGTCGGCATGGGTTTTCGAGGGGGAAATCGTGCTTGACCGTCATCTGTGTCTTCCATGTTAAAGCTACTGGGTATTGCACAAGGGGAGAGCGGTGTCCGTGGTTGAGCTGTACTTGAatgaagcctttgtcagtgtctccCGTGAGGTCCTCGTAGATCATGCGAGAACGGATGGGTTGCAAAGGGGCCAGTGAGGTGGAGTGCAACATAGCTGAAGGGCTGGGCCCAGATGCTTGTGATAAGTGGCCCAAAGTCCTTTTGGAGGCAAATCTCAAGTGGTGTAGGCCGGGACTGGGATCTGTGGGGCCTTCACCATTCAAAATCCTCATCAGCGAtgtgggcagtgggatggtgtGGCCCCTCAGCAAGCTGGCAGGTGAAGCAAAATGtggaagagaggctgaggcaCGTGGCAGTTGTGGCACCATtctgagggagctggagaggctggagaatggGTCAGAGAGGACTCTCCTGCAGTTCAGCAGGGGGCAATGCATCTGGAGAGGAATaccactgggcagcaggtcatgcTGGGAGCTGataggctggaaagcagctttgctgaacaTGAGTTTCCTGTGCTGGTGTAGAACAAGCTGACCAGGAGGCATCAATGCACCAGTGCAGTCAAAGAGGCCAAGTATCTGCAGGGAGACTTTGGGAAGAGCATTGGACTCCACGATcttcagggccttttccaacctaaatttttgCACGATTCTAAGTGTGTGGTGCCACGGCGAGCTTGTGTCTGAGGTGTGGGTAGAAGTGCATTAGTGTGTCCAATCCTTTGGGCAAGTGTCACGGGCTTGCAGCCCCCCTATGCTGGTccatgttgttgttgttcctggggACATCCAGCCTAAGAGAGGTCTTACAGTCCCTCTTCCACGCACCCCAATGACCTATTGAGCCCTGGCTTTGTGGCAGGTGAGGTTAGAAGAGTGttgggagaagaaatgaagaggaggcgtctcagtctgggatgcaggagaactttattgaagaaaaaaaaagcaaaaagtcaggAGAATCAATGGGAAGGGAGCTGGTCTGATTTGGAAGTACAGCGGCCATCAGCTGATGTCCCTTCCGTGCAGTAGATTTggccagagctctgagatcttcctACCCTGCAGTAGGATCCACCGTGCACAAGTGCCCAGTGGCCTTTGGCTTGTGAGAAGGGGTTTGCAGTGGAGAGTAGGGTCCATAGGGGAAGggtggaggcagagaaggaagcgggagaagaggaggaggtacaTGGGCCGTGTTTCCCGGCAGCCCgggctgtccccttccctgcttccttgtCTGGTGCCTTGAGAGAAGGAGCCATGGACAGCgagcctgtgtgtcagcaccGACATGGAGGCACATCCTCAATCCATGTCATGGCTTCCAGGGTGTTAGCAGTTGTTGtcggggtggtggggagggcccttagcaggggtagcagcctcttctgccaccgaagcagcccaggcctcccaagccgtagccgaagccaaagccgccggaggagacgggcactccctgggcgctgagggcgctgcccacggcagccgaggaggaggatccgacggcggtgctctgggggaaggagctgaggatgggtcctggcagggtgaccagcaCGGCGggaggctggatgacgacacgggagtcctggcactgggtgacacag
This genomic interval carries:
- the LOC141954888 gene encoding feather beta keratin-like, whose amino-acid sequence is MACYDLCRPCGPTPLANSCNEPCVTQCQDSRVVIQPPAVLVTLPGPILSSFPQSTAVGSSSSAAVGSALSAQGVPVSSGGFGFGYGLGGLGCFGGRRGCYPC